The following are from one region of the Halodesulfurarchaeum sp. HSR-GB genome:
- a CDS encoding YcaO-like family protein encodes MAVLLTGEGPAVEGAAAMLEDADVSVVRGSIDDLPAADLGIVVGLAGSEGFETVNEYAVDSETPWIGVEVGGIGGVPVEGLSAAITTFQPGYVCFECLQTRVAANDVPEAEEPTADRSAVRLAGSFAGMQALQALSGSQVAGVVLEVPYAERSLLPVPGCAHAPEREHELELDVVDRSLEESIEHAESAVDDRLGLVPWVGEHDSFPLPYYLASVTDTTGFSDGAAPDRAAGVAPTWDGAFMKALGESLERYSAAIYRERDFSLEPVASIDGPAPESFVSVEHSPGEDEEIPVVPGRDLLADSSVSLPADLVHFPPPENRLGQAITTGLGLGNGGVEAVRSGLYEVIERDATMLAWYSSFEPLGLKVTDPDFETMVRRARGEGLTVTPLLVTQDVDVPVVAVAVHREEFPRFALGSAADLDAEAAAVDALSEALQNWMELRGLGPDEAEDATGEIGAYARAPGEAASLLEPAETVPAETVGPDEELSGHNELDALLERVEGAGLSVYAAPITPRDVDRLGFTAVRVLSPAAQPLFVDEPVFGERARTVPADLGFEPQLDRAFHPYP; translated from the coding sequence ATGGCCGTCCTGCTGACCGGCGAGGGACCGGCCGTCGAGGGCGCAGCAGCGATGCTCGAGGACGCGGACGTGTCGGTCGTCCGCGGGTCGATCGACGACCTGCCGGCCGCGGACCTGGGGATCGTGGTCGGGCTGGCTGGCAGCGAGGGCTTCGAGACGGTGAACGAGTACGCCGTCGACTCGGAGACGCCCTGGATCGGGGTGGAGGTCGGCGGGATCGGCGGCGTCCCGGTCGAAGGGCTCTCCGCGGCGATCACGACCTTCCAGCCCGGCTATGTCTGCTTCGAATGTCTACAGACCCGGGTCGCGGCGAACGACGTCCCCGAGGCCGAAGAGCCCACAGCCGACCGCTCTGCGGTCCGGCTGGCCGGCTCGTTTGCCGGCATGCAGGCCCTCCAGGCCCTCTCCGGCTCGCAGGTTGCTGGTGTCGTCCTGGAAGTGCCGTACGCCGAGCGCTCGCTGCTTCCAGTTCCGGGCTGTGCACACGCCCCCGAGCGGGAGCACGAACTCGAACTCGACGTCGTGGACCGGAGCCTCGAGGAATCGATCGAACACGCCGAATCCGCCGTGGACGACCGGCTCGGACTGGTCCCCTGGGTGGGCGAACACGATTCGTTCCCGCTCCCGTACTACCTCGCGTCGGTGACCGACACCACCGGCTTCAGCGACGGGGCGGCCCCGGATCGGGCTGCGGGGGTCGCGCCCACCTGGGACGGCGCGTTCATGAAGGCCCTCGGGGAGTCACTGGAACGGTACAGCGCGGCGATCTACCGGGAGCGAGACTTCTCGCTAGAGCCGGTCGCGTCGATCGACGGGCCGGCCCCCGAGTCGTTCGTCAGCGTCGAGCACTCACCTGGCGAGGACGAGGAGATCCCAGTCGTGCCGGGCCGTGACTTGCTCGCGGACAGTTCGGTCTCGCTGCCCGCCGATCTGGTCCACTTCCCGCCGCCGGAGAACCGGCTCGGCCAGGCCATCACGACCGGATTGGGACTGGGGAACGGTGGCGTCGAGGCGGTTCGGTCCGGGCTCTACGAGGTAATCGAGCGGGACGCCACCATGCTCGCGTGGTACTCCAGCTTCGAGCCGCTGGGCCTGAAAGTGACCGACCCGGACTTCGAAACGATGGTCCGGCGGGCCCGCGGGGAGGGCCTCACCGTGACGCCGCTTCTGGTCACCCAGGACGTGGACGTGCCGGTCGTCGCGGTCGCCGTCCATCGCGAGGAGTTCCCACGGTTCGCGCTGGGTTCGGCGGCGGACCTGGATGCCGAGGCTGCCGCCGTCGACGCGCTTTCCGAGGCGCTCCAGAACTGGATGGAACTCCGGGGCCTCGGCCCTGACGAGGCCGAAGACGCCACCGGCGAGATCGGGGCCTACGCGAGGGCCCCGGGCGAGGCAGCGTCGCTCCTGGAGCCTGCCGAGACGGTGCCGGCCGAGACTGTCGGGCCGGACGAGGAGCTCTCGGGTCACAATGAGCTCGATGCCCTGCTCGAACGGGTCGAGGGTGCCGGACTATCGGTCTACGCGGCACCGATCACACCCCGCGACGTCGACCGGCTCGGGTTCACGGCGGTTCGGGTCCTCTCGCCGGCGGCCCAGCCGCTCTTCGTGGACGAACCCGTGTTCGGCGAGCGCGCCAGGACCGTGCCAGCGGATCTCGGCTTCGAACCGCAACTAGACCGGGCGTTCCACCCCTATCCCTAG
- the glyA gene encoding serine hydroxymethyltransferase translates to MDFDPVRSSDPKVADALEGETTRQQDTLAMIASENHASEAVLAAQGSALTNKYAEGYPGKRYYGGCENADTVEELARERAKELWGADHANVQPHAGTQANMAVYFSVLEPGDKILSLDLEHGGHLSHGHPVNFSGSLYEVEQYEMDPETGRIDYEGLDEHAREFEPDIIVSGYSAYPRVVDWERVQETADAVDAYHLADMAHITGLVAAGVHDNPVGIADFVTGSTHKTIRAGRGGMILTDEEYADVIDRTVFPGIQGGPLMHNIAGKAVGFGEALEPEFDEHIEQVVANARALGESMQEQGFSLVSGGTDTHLILVDLRESHPEVTGNDAAEALEEAGIVLNANTVPGETRSAKEPSGIRIGSPALTTRGFEEAEMREVGQLIGRVIDNIDDASVIEEVAAEVDRLTDDHPLYE, encoded by the coding sequence ATGGACTTCGATCCCGTCCGATCCAGCGATCCGAAAGTGGCCGACGCCCTCGAGGGCGAGACGACCCGACAGCAGGATACACTCGCGATGATCGCCAGCGAGAATCACGCCTCGGAGGCCGTCCTCGCCGCCCAGGGCAGCGCCCTCACCAACAAGTACGCCGAGGGCTATCCGGGCAAGCGCTACTACGGTGGGTGTGAGAACGCCGACACCGTCGAGGAACTCGCCCGCGAGCGAGCGAAGGAACTCTGGGGAGCGGACCACGCAAACGTGCAGCCCCACGCCGGAACCCAGGCCAACATGGCCGTGTACTTCAGCGTGCTCGAACCCGGTGACAAGATCCTCTCCCTGGATCTGGAACATGGCGGTCACCTCAGCCACGGACACCCGGTCAACTTCTCGGGCAGCCTCTACGAGGTCGAACAGTACGAGATGGACCCCGAGACGGGTCGCATCGACTACGAGGGACTCGATGAACACGCCCGCGAGTTCGAACCCGACATCATCGTCTCCGGGTACTCGGCTTACCCCCGGGTCGTCGACTGGGAGCGCGTGCAGGAGACCGCCGACGCCGTCGACGCCTATCATCTGGCGGACATGGCCCACATTACCGGCCTGGTCGCCGCCGGCGTCCACGACAACCCCGTCGGGATCGCCGACTTCGTCACCGGATCGACACACAAGACGATCCGCGCCGGTCGTGGCGGCATGATCCTCACCGACGAGGAGTACGCCGACGTGATCGACCGGACCGTGTTCCCGGGGATCCAGGGCGGCCCGCTCATGCACAACATCGCCGGGAAGGCAGTTGGCTTCGGCGAGGCCCTGGAGCCCGAGTTCGACGAGCACATCGAGCAGGTCGTCGCCAACGCTCGCGCCCTGGGCGAGAGCATGCAGGAGCAGGGCTTCTCGCTGGTCTCCGGCGGCACCGACACGCATCTGATCCTGGTCGACCTCCGGGAGTCCCACCCCGAGGTTACCGGGAACGACGCCGCAGAGGCCCTCGAAGAAGCGGGCATCGTCCTGAACGCGAACACCGTTCCGGGGGAAACCCGCTCGGCGAAAGAGCCCTCGGGAATCCGTATTGGATCGCCGGCGCTCACCACCCGTGGGTTCGAGGAGGCAGAGATGCGCGAGGTCGGCCAGCTGATCGGGCGGGTCATCGACAACATCGACGATGCGAGCGTCATCGAGGAGGTCGCCGCGGAGGTCGACCGGCTTACCGACGATCACCCGCTCTACGAGTAG